Proteins co-encoded in one Callospermophilus lateralis isolate mCalLat2 chromosome 2, mCalLat2.hap1, whole genome shotgun sequence genomic window:
- the Lrrc10b gene encoding leucine-rich repeat-containing protein 10B gives MGIAESTPDELPSDAEEQLRSGEQQLELSGRRLRRLPSAVCALSRLQKLYVSGTGLRELPEEIEELRELRILALDFNKLERLPDGLCRLPRLTRLYLGSNRLLALPADFAQLQSLRCLWIEGNFLRRFPRPLLRLVALQSLQMGDNRLRALPAELPRMTGLRGLWLYGNRFEEFPPALLRMGRLHILDLDRNRLGGFPDLHPLRALRVFSYDHNPVTGPPRVADTVFLVGEGAVERMAERDEPTPRPLPRRPARAFEDEEEEDLLIGGAGSRVLAHPGGNLRALEGPPGLGT, from the coding sequence ATGGGCATCGCGGAGTCTACGCCGGATGAGCTGCCGTCGGACGCCGAGGAGCAGCTGCGCAGCGGCGAGCAACAGTTGGAGTTGAGCGGGCGGCGGCTGCGGCGGCTGCCCAGCGCAGTGTGCGCGCTGAGCCGCCTGCAGAAGCTGTACGTGAGTGGCACCGGGCTGCGCGAGCTGCCCGAGGAGATCGAGGAGCTGCGCGAGCTGCGCATCCTGGCGCTCGACTTCAACAAACTCGAGCGCCTGCCCGACGGCCTGTGTCGCCTGCCGCGCCTCACGCGCCTCTACCTGGGCAGCAACCGGCTGCTGGCACTGCCCGCCGACTTCGCGCAGCTGCAGAGCCTTCGCTGTCTCTGGATCGAGGGCAACTTCCTGCGGCGTTTTCCGCGACCGCTGCTGCGCCTGGTGGCGCTGCAATCGCTGCAGATGGGCGACAACCGGCTGCGCGCGCTGCCCGCGGAGCTGCCGCGCATGACGGGCTTGCGTGGCCTCTGGCTCTACGGTAACCGCTTCGAGGAGTTCCCGCCAGCGCTGCTGCGCATGGGCCGCCTGCATATCCTCGACCTCGACCGCAACCGCCTGGGAGGCTTCCCCGACTTACATCCGTTGCGCGCGCTGCGCGTCTTCTCTTACGACCACAACCCGGTCACCGGACCCCCGCGCGTCGCGGACACGGTCTTCCTTGTGGGCGAAGGCGCCGTGGAGCGCATGGCGGAGCGCGATGAGCCTACGCCGCGGCCGCTCCCCAGGCGCCCGGCTCGGGCCtttgaggatgaggaggaagaagaCCTGCTCATAGGCGGCGCTGGCTCCCGGGTCCTGGCGCACCCGGGGGGCAACCTCCGTGCTCTGGAAGGCCCTCCAGGACTGGGCACCTGA